One window of the Vicinamibacterales bacterium genome contains the following:
- a CDS encoding adenylosuccinate synthase, translating to MNIVVLGAQFGDEGKGKIVDLMTPHFSLVARYQGGHNAGHTVYVNGKKFVLHLIPSGILHEGVKCVIGNGVVVDPQALFKEIEELSQLGIEVGDRLLISDKAHLILPYHRELDVLSEARRGERKIGTTSRGIGPAYEDKIGRRGIRVCDLVDTQALADEVRENVSARNRMIKDSTLDWKPVYDQLLAYGARMRRWTGDVSLALDQARKDGQRILIEGAQGAMLDIDHGTYPFVTSSNATIGGACTGLGIPPKAIHGVLGVAKAYLTRVGEGPFPTELFSGMGDRLRETGQEYGASTGRPRRCGWYDAVAVRYAVRVNGIDSIALTKLDVLDGFDAIEICTGYQIGDRTVTEFPSDLNTAGPITPIYESWPGWTTPTKGARDYAQLPVEAQRYVRRLEEVSGVPVGMISTGSDRNETIVRDGSIVAEWLPAKP from the coding sequence ATGAACATCGTGGTCCTGGGCGCGCAGTTTGGCGACGAAGGCAAGGGCAAGATCGTCGACCTGATGACGCCGCATTTCTCGCTGGTGGCGCGGTATCAGGGCGGGCACAACGCCGGCCATACCGTGTACGTGAATGGCAAGAAGTTCGTGCTGCACCTGATCCCCTCCGGCATCCTCCACGAGGGTGTCAAGTGCGTGATCGGCAACGGCGTGGTGGTCGATCCCCAGGCGCTGTTCAAGGAGATCGAGGAACTGTCGCAGCTCGGCATCGAGGTCGGCGACCGGCTGCTGATCAGCGACAAGGCGCACCTGATCCTCCCGTATCACCGCGAGCTCGACGTGCTGAGCGAGGCGCGGCGGGGCGAGCGCAAGATCGGGACGACCTCGCGCGGCATCGGACCGGCCTACGAAGACAAGATCGGGCGCCGCGGCATCCGCGTCTGCGACCTCGTTGACACGCAGGCGTTGGCCGACGAAGTGCGCGAGAACGTCAGCGCGCGCAATCGGATGATCAAGGACTCCACGCTCGACTGGAAGCCGGTCTACGACCAGCTGCTGGCCTACGGTGCGCGGATGCGGCGGTGGACCGGCGACGTATCGCTGGCCCTCGACCAGGCGCGCAAGGACGGGCAGCGGATCCTGATCGAGGGCGCCCAGGGCGCCATGCTCGACATCGATCACGGCACCTATCCCTTCGTGACCTCGTCCAACGCCACCATCGGCGGCGCCTGCACGGGGCTCGGCATCCCGCCCAAGGCCATTCACGGCGTGCTCGGCGTCGCCAAGGCCTACCTGACGCGCGTCGGTGAAGGGCCGTTCCCGACCGAACTGTTCAGCGGGATGGGTGACCGGCTGCGCGAAACCGGACAGGAGTACGGCGCGTCGACCGGTCGGCCGCGCCGCTGCGGCTGGTACGACGCGGTCGCGGTGCGCTACGCGGTGCGCGTCAACGGCATCGACAGCATCGCGCTGACCAAGCTCGACGTGCTCGACGGTTTCGACGCCATCGAGATTTGCACGGGCTACCAGATCGGCGATCGCACGGTGACCGAGTTCCCCTCGGACCTCAACACCGCCGGCCCGATCACGCCGATCTACGAGTCGTGGCCGGGATGGACGACGCCCACCAAGGGTGCGCGCGACTACGCGCAGTTGCCGGTGGAGGCACAGCGCTACGTCCGGCGGCTGGAAGAGGTGAGCGGCGTACCGGTCGGGATGATCTCGACCGGTTCGGATCGTAATGAAACGATTGTGCGTGACGGCAGCATCGTCGCGGAGTGGCTGCCGGCGAAGCCGTAA
- the hutH gene encoding histidine ammonia-lyase codes for MILLDGATLSLTDLLAIADDGAQVGLAPEARARVAASRAVVDAKAAGDAPVYGVNTGFGNFAETRIERADLAALQLNLLRSHAAGVDEPLPVRAVRAAMALRANVLAKGYSGIRVETLEALLALLNHRVHPRVPSRGSVGASGDLAPLAHLALVLVGEGESWDHESRRAGADALAAAGLAPVVLGPKEGLALINGTQVSTAVLALALAGAERLARAADVAAALSIDALMGSMHPFDARIHDARPFAGQGAAAANLRRLMDGSAINASHVNCGRVQDAYSMRCTPQVHGAAREALTWIRHIVQIEMNAATDNPMVFAADGDMVSGGNFHGAPLALAADLLVMAVAQLATISERRSERLVNPALSGLPAFLTRHGGLQSGLMIAQVTAAALTSEIKTLAHPASVDTIPTSANKEDHVSMSMHAALKAERALQLVSTVIGIEVLCGCQAVDLHAPLRSSEPLMRAHAAVRNLVPTLTDDRSPAPDIDAITKLIRHGGLEYATGIVVN; via the coding sequence ATGATCCTGCTGGACGGCGCAACACTTTCCCTCACCGACTTGCTCGCGATTGCCGATGACGGCGCACAGGTGGGGCTGGCGCCCGAGGCCCGCGCGCGGGTCGCCGCATCGCGCGCCGTGGTGGACGCCAAGGCCGCGGGCGATGCGCCGGTCTACGGTGTGAACACCGGCTTCGGCAACTTCGCGGAAACGCGGATCGAGAGAGCCGACCTGGCCGCCCTGCAGTTGAACCTCCTGCGCAGCCACGCCGCGGGCGTCGACGAGCCGCTGCCGGTGCGCGCCGTGCGCGCGGCGATGGCGCTGCGCGCGAACGTGCTGGCCAAGGGTTATTCGGGCATTCGCGTCGAAACGCTCGAGGCGTTGCTGGCGCTGCTCAATCACCGGGTGCATCCGCGGGTGCCGTCGCGCGGCTCGGTCGGGGCGAGCGGCGACCTGGCGCCCCTCGCCCACCTCGCCCTGGTTCTCGTCGGCGAGGGCGAGAGCTGGGATCACGAATCGCGACGGGCCGGCGCCGATGCCCTCGCGGCGGCCGGGCTGGCACCGGTGGTGCTGGGCCCGAAAGAAGGACTGGCGCTCATCAACGGCACGCAGGTGTCCACCGCGGTGCTGGCCCTGGCGCTGGCCGGGGCCGAGCGACTGGCCCGCGCCGCCGACGTGGCCGCGGCGCTGTCGATCGACGCGTTGATGGGGTCCATGCATCCGTTCGATGCCCGCATTCACGACGCGCGTCCGTTCGCCGGACAGGGCGCCGCAGCGGCCAACCTGCGGCGGTTGATGGACGGGAGCGCGATCAACGCCTCGCACGTCAATTGCGGTCGCGTGCAGGATGCCTACTCCATGCGGTGTACGCCACAAGTGCATGGCGCGGCCCGCGAAGCGCTGACGTGGATTCGTCACATCGTACAAATCGAAATGAATGCGGCTACTGACAATCCCATGGTGTTCGCGGCCGACGGCGACATGGTGTCTGGCGGAAATTTTCACGGCGCGCCGCTCGCGCTGGCCGCAGACTTGCTGGTGATGGCGGTGGCGCAGCTGGCCACGATCAGCGAGCGGCGGTCGGAACGCCTCGTGAATCCGGCCTTGAGCGGCTTGCCTGCCTTCCTCACCCGTCATGGAGGGTTGCAATCGGGCTTGATGATCGCGCAAGTCACCGCGGCGGCGCTCACGTCCGAAATCAAGACACTCGCGCATCCCGCATCCGTCGATACAATTCCGACATCGGCAAATAAAGAAGATCACGTCAGCATGAGCATGCACGCCGCGCTGAAAGCGGAACGCGCTTTGCAGCTGGTTTCCACCGTGATCGGTATCGAAGTACTGTGTGGATGCCAGGCCGTTGACCTTCACGCGCCGCTGCGCAGTTCCGAACCGTTGATGCGCGCGCACGCCGCGGTCCGCAACCTGGTGCCAACGCTGACTGATGACCGTTCGCCGGCGCCCGACATCGATGCGATCACCAAATTGATCCGCCACGGCGGACTTGAGTACGCGACCGGCATCGTTGTCAACTGA
- a CDS encoding PilZ domain-containing protein: MSSRIVLIGPADALPALQGRLDPGAEVQTFTDADALEALDHIIRTKPAVVAMQDEFSATSRGTALINRIKDDPSLTACEVRVLARDHEKSRVAVKRGHGGGAAVAVDAPKPALDQRGTRRAARVRIKDGVEVAVDGNLAALVDLSAVGAQVVSPTVLKPNQRVRVIMGDGKTAIRCSGAVAWAAFEMPKGLPTRYRAGIDWGLTNEAQSVEGFAQKHRKA; encoded by the coding sequence GTGTCGTCGCGCATTGTGTTGATCGGACCCGCGGACGCGTTGCCCGCCCTGCAGGGGCGGCTCGACCCGGGCGCCGAGGTTCAGACGTTCACCGACGCCGATGCGCTCGAGGCTCTCGACCACATCATCCGCACGAAGCCGGCGGTGGTGGCGATGCAGGACGAGTTTTCCGCCACCTCGCGCGGCACCGCGCTGATCAATCGCATCAAGGACGACCCCTCGCTCACCGCCTGCGAAGTGCGCGTGCTGGCGCGCGACCATGAGAAGAGCCGCGTTGCCGTGAAGCGCGGCCACGGCGGTGGCGCCGCGGTGGCAGTGGACGCACCGAAGCCGGCCCTCGACCAGCGCGGCACCCGCCGGGCGGCGCGGGTCCGCATCAAGGACGGCGTCGAGGTCGCGGTGGACGGCAACCTGGCGGCGCTCGTCGACCTCTCGGCGGTCGGCGCGCAAGTCGTCTCGCCGACCGTGCTCAAGCCCAACCAGCGCGTGCGCGTAATCATGGGTGACGGCAAGACCGCCATCCGCTGCAGCGGGGCGGTGGCGTGGGCAGCGTTCGAAATGCCGAAGGGCTTGCCGACACGGTATCGCGCCGGCATCGACTGGGGCCTCACCAACGAGGCCCAGTCGGTCGAGGGCTTCGCGCAGAAGCACCGGAAAGCGTAG
- a CDS encoding ABC transporter ATP-binding protein, whose product MPPESVALQCTGLIKRYGEVTAVNGLDLTVMRGECFGLLGPNGAGKTTTIEILEGLLHADAGELSVLGRQWSRDAASLRPRLGIQLQETQLADKLTVGETLRLFRSFYPNGPTVDELLDTVELGAKRDAWVSKLSGGQKQRLSVACALAGQPELLFLDEPTTGLDPQSRRQLWELLGRFRAGGGTILITTHYMDEAHALCDRVGIMDQGRLIALGTPRELVASLGAEHVVEFALASGATPADAALRQLPGVRDVRTHDTHLALATSELHLTVPALLDLLRAHDATLSQLGTHSATLEDVFVALTGRQLRE is encoded by the coding sequence GTGCCTCCGGAATCCGTGGCCTTGCAGTGCACCGGCTTGATCAAGCGCTACGGCGAGGTCACCGCCGTCAACGGATTGGACCTGACGGTGATGCGCGGTGAGTGCTTCGGCCTGCTCGGGCCGAACGGCGCCGGCAAGACGACCACCATCGAGATCCTCGAAGGCCTCCTGCACGCCGACGCCGGTGAGCTGTCGGTGCTCGGCCGGCAGTGGTCCCGCGACGCGGCGTCATTGCGGCCTCGCCTCGGCATCCAGCTGCAGGAAACGCAGCTCGCCGACAAGCTGACCGTCGGCGAAACGTTGCGGCTGTTCCGCTCGTTCTATCCCAACGGCCCGACGGTGGACGAGTTGCTCGACACCGTGGAACTGGGCGCCAAGCGTGATGCCTGGGTGTCGAAGCTGTCGGGCGGCCAGAAACAGCGCCTGTCGGTCGCTTGCGCGCTCGCCGGGCAGCCCGAGCTGCTGTTCCTGGATGAGCCGACGACCGGCCTCGACCCGCAATCGCGCCGCCAGCTGTGGGAACTGCTCGGGCGCTTTCGCGCCGGCGGCGGCACCATCCTGATCACGACACACTACATGGACGAGGCCCACGCCCTGTGCGACCGCGTCGGCATCATGGACCAGGGCCGGCTGATCGCGCTTGGCACGCCGCGCGAGCTGGTCGCGTCGCTCGGCGCCGAGCACGTGGTCGAGTTCGCGCTCGCCAGCGGCGCCACGCCGGCCGACGCCGCCCTGCGGCAACTGCCCGGCGTGCGCGACGTGCGCACACACGACACGCACCTGGCGCTGGCGACCTCCGAACTCCACTTGACCGTGCCGGCGTTGCTCGACCTGCTGCGCGCGCACGACGCGACGCTGAGCCAGTTGGGCACGCACAGCGCCACGCTCGAAGATGTCTTCGTGGCCTTGACCGGAAGGCAGTTGCGCGAATGA
- a CDS encoding ABC transporter permease: MTHPPSSQARPHPLLELTLARFREFLREPEAMFWVFGFPLIMTCALGIAFRSRGQEPIIAGVVERAGADQVVAALAQAGGFTVRRMAEAEIAQAVRDGRASVVVVPGTPPTYRFDEARAESQVARLAVDRALQRAAGRADAFTPVEAPVQAVGSRYIDWLVPGLLGMNIMSTGLWGVAFSIVQARSKKLLKRLAATPMSKTHYLASHIISRLLFLALETVVIVGFARIAFEVEVHGALWALAVLALLGALAFGAIGLLVASRVRTIEAVSGLMNLVMLPMWVLSGVFFASTNFPEVMQPVIRALPLTALIDALRAVINDGRPLTALIPEMAVLAAWGSASFALTLRLFRWQ, from the coding sequence ATGACCCATCCGCCCTCGTCTCAGGCCAGGCCCCATCCGCTCCTCGAACTGACCCTCGCGCGGTTCCGCGAATTCCTGCGCGAGCCCGAAGCGATGTTCTGGGTGTTCGGGTTTCCGCTGATCATGACCTGCGCCCTCGGCATCGCGTTCCGCTCGCGCGGCCAGGAGCCGATCATCGCCGGCGTCGTCGAGCGGGCGGGGGCCGATCAGGTGGTGGCGGCGCTGGCACAGGCGGGCGGGTTCACCGTGCGCCGAATGGCGGAGGCCGAGATCGCCCAGGCCGTGCGCGACGGCCGCGCCTCCGTCGTCGTGGTGCCGGGCACGCCGCCGACCTACCGGTTCGACGAGGCTCGCGCCGAAAGCCAGGTCGCGCGTCTCGCGGTCGATCGCGCCCTGCAGCGCGCCGCGGGGCGCGCCGACGCGTTCACGCCGGTCGAGGCGCCGGTGCAGGCGGTCGGGTCACGCTACATCGACTGGCTGGTGCCCGGCTTGCTCGGCATGAACATCATGAGCACCGGTTTGTGGGGCGTCGCCTTCTCGATCGTGCAGGCTCGCAGCAAGAAGCTGCTGAAGCGGCTGGCGGCGACACCGATGTCGAAGACGCATTACCTGGCGTCGCACATCATCAGCCGGCTGCTCTTCCTGGCCCTGGAAACCGTCGTCATCGTCGGGTTCGCGAGGATCGCGTTCGAGGTCGAGGTGCACGGCGCGCTATGGGCGCTGGCCGTGCTGGCCCTGCTCGGCGCGCTGGCCTTCGGCGCCATCGGGCTGCTGGTGGCGAGCCGGGTCCGGACCATCGAAGCGGTGTCGGGACTGATGAACCTGGTGATGCTGCCGATGTGGGTGCTGTCGGGCGTGTTCTTCGCCTCGACCAATTTTCCCGAGGTGATGCAGCCCGTCATCCGGGCCTTGCCGCTCACGGCGTTGATCGATGCGCTGCGGGCGGTGATCAACGACGGCCGGCCGCTGACCGCGCTGATCCCGGAAATGGCCGTGCTCGCCGCCTGGGGCAGCGCCTCGTTCGCGCTGACGCTCAGGCTGTTTCGCTGGC